The Gammaproteobacteria bacterium genomic interval CTCGCGGTAGCGGCTGTTTCGTATGCGCAGCAGGCCACGTCGGGTATAGAGGAACCCGGTGCGCGCATTGCGGGTTGGCATCACACAGTCGAACATATCGATCCCTCGGCGCACCGCCTCGACGATGTCCTCGGGCCTGCCGACACCCATCAGATACCGGGGCCTGTCTGCCGGCATCGCGGGGGTGATCGCATCCAGTACGAGGTGGCGTTCTTCCTCCCCCTCCCCGACCGAGAGTCCCCCTAAAGCGTAACCGTCGAAGCCGATCCCCCGCAGTCCCTCCAGCGATTCGGCACGAAGGTCCGGAAACGTCCCGCCCTGTACGATGCCGAACAACGCCGCCGGATTCTCGCCGTGAGCCGCCCTGCTGCGCTTCGCCCAGCGCAGGGAGAGTTCCATCGACTCCCGTGCCTCAACCGCGCTCGCCGGGTGCGGGGTACACTCGTCGAACACCATGACCACGTCGGAGCCGAGTGAGCGCTGCACCGCCATCGAGCGTTCCGGATCCAGGAACACCTTCGCCCCGTCCACCGGCGAGCGGAAACTGACCCCCGCCTCGGCAATCCTGCGTGACTCCGCGAGGCTGTAGACCTGAAATCCACCGGAGTCGGTCAGAATCGGCCCATCCCAGTGCATGAACCCGTGCAGTCCACCGTGGGCGCGGACGATCTCCTGACCCGGCCGCAGCATGAGATGGAATGTATTGGCCAGGATCATCCCGGCCCCGGTCGCACGGACGTCGTCCGGCCTCATCGCCTTGACGGTGCCATAGGTCCCGACGGGCATGAAGGCCGGGGTCTCGACCGTGCCTCTGTCGAATTCGAGGCGCCCTCGCCGGGCCGCCCCATCGGTCGCGAGCAGTTCGAACGTCATACGCTCAGCGCCAACGCGCGCCGCGTCACCCACGGTCATCTCCTGCGCCCGTGGAGATACATCGAGTCTCCGTAGCTGAAGAACCGGTACCCCGCCTCCATCGCATGACGGTAGGCGTTCAGGACCGTCCCGTACCCGCCGAAGGCGCACACCAGCATCAGCAGCGTGGATTCCGGCAAGTGAAAGTTGGTGATCAACGCATCGACCACTCGGAATTTGTAACCGGGAGTGATGAACAGACGCGTCTCACCCGAGTAAGGCTTCAGGGTTCCGCTCGCGCCGGCCGACTCCAGTGCACGGACCGATGTGGTGCCAACGGCCACGATACGGCCGCCACCCTCCCGGCAGCGCTCTATGGCCGCCACGACCTCATCACCGACAGTCACCCGTTCGGGGTGCATTCGGTGTTTGCTGACGTCCTCTACACGCAGGGGCTGAAAGGTGCCGGCACCGACGTGCAATGTGATGTAGGCCTGAACGATGCCCTTCTCCGAGAGGCGATTCAACAGGGATCCGTCGAAATGGAGTCCGGCCGTCGGCGCCGCGACGGCACCCGGAGATCTGGCGTAAACGGTCTGGTACCGTTCCCGGTCCTCCCCGAAATCCTGCCACTCGATGTAGGGCGGGAGCGGAACATGCCCCTGGGTTTCCAGCACTTCGTTTACCGTCTGGTCCCCGGTAAACGCCAGCCTGTAGAACTCCCCCACCCTTGCCACTACGGTTGCCTCGACGCCGTTGTCGAATAACAGAAGGCTGCGCTCACGAGGCGACTTGCTTGCCCTTATCTGGACCAGCACCCTCCGATCATCCTCGACTCGCTCGACCAGCACCTCGACCTTGCCGCCCGTAGCCTTGCGTCCCGGCAGGCGCGCCGGGATCACGCGGGTGTCGTTGAAGACCAGCAGGTCCCCAGGACGGAGTTCTTCCAACAGATCGGTAAAACGTCCGTCCCGGATCGCACCGCTCTCCCGGTCCAGTTTCAACAGCCGGCTCGCGCTCCGCGCGGGCAGCGGTTGCTGCGCAATCAACTCCTTAGGCAAATCGAACCTGAACTCGCTCCTTCGCATGGCGCGCGATGGTATCAGGATCCGGGCGATCGGCACACGGACCCGGATGCTGCATGACCGGTCGCAACCGGGCCTGAAAGCAGCCGGAAGTCAACCGGAAAACCTGCAAGGGCCCAATCTCGTGCTCGCGGGCGTGGCAGGATTCGATACACTGTCGCCTCTCCGGCCGGGGTGGCGGAACTGGTAGACGCGCCAGACTCAATATCTAGTCTTCAAAAGAAAGTGCGGGTTCGATTCCCGCCGCCTCCACCAATATTTATTAATAAATTCAATACATTATGTTTAAAATGGCCGCTCTCGATGCGGCCGTTTCTTTGTCCGCGACCTTCCAGTGTGATTTCCATTCTTGCAATTGGACCGAATCGAGCGAGTGGTTTTCGTTGCTGCAAATGGTCGCAGTCCAACGTCGCCGGTGACGGACCGGGGAAGCCAAGCCTGTAATTCTTGCTTCACATATCTCTTCACAGCTTGTTCCATTTGCGCTAACCTCAACAACAGCTGTCTACAGTGTAGAACCCATGGAGGAGACGCCGGCCGTGACTGCCAACGAGACACCGCTGACGGGCCCGCCGCCAGCCGAGGTGCCACTGACCGACGCCCCCCTTGTGCGCGTTATCGCGCAAGTGCGGTTCCCGTTGGTGGCGTCCGTGGAGAAGCGTGACTTTATTGCGCCGTTCCAGGAAGCCATCCGCGCTGAGTATCCGGTCCTTCGACCCGAACAAAGCCGCAGCGTCGTTCTTGGCCAGCAGGGCGTGATGGACGCCCGCTCGAACACCGTGTGGCGGTTCCACGATGCAAGTAGTGTGTGGCGCGTCACCTTGGCTCCCGACTTCCTCGCGCTGGAAACCAGTCGCTATACCAGCCGCGAGGATCTCCTCGACCGACTTAAGTGCGTGCTCGAGGCGCTCGTCGCCCACGTGGACCCGAAGGTCATCGATCGCCTCGGTGTTCGCTACATCGACCGCGTAGCGGGCGACAACCTCAACGACCTGCCGCACCTCGTGCGCCCGGAGGTGTGCGGCGTTCTTTCGACGCCTCTGGCCTCCCACGCCCTTCAGTCAATTTCCGAGGCCGTTTTCGTGCTTCCTGAGAATGCCGGACAAGTGATGACGCGTTGGGGCCTCATTCCCGCACGTGGCACGGTCGACCCGGCTGCAGTTGACGCCATCGACGAACCAAGTTGGTTGCTAGATCTGGACGCGTTTCAAGCGGAGACGCGGGAGCTTAATGTCGAGGCGGCCCTGCAACAGACGCGAGGATTTGCGGAGCGCATCTACAGCGTTTTTCGTTGGGCGGTAACCGACGAGTTCCTCCGGCGCTACGGAGGCCAACCATGACTCTCCAGCAGCAGGTCTTCGAGTCGGCGCGTGCCGATTCCATCGTCGCTACGACCGGCTTTGCCGGCATTCGCGAACGCCTGCCTCAGCTTTCGGTGATCGTTGTTAGTGGTGCGCTCTCAGTCTCCGGGACTTCATCCGCGGAGCCGGCTCGTCTGTGGGAGGCACCGTACGTTCACGAGTTCGAAGCAACGGCCAGCGGGCCCAGTTGGCAACGTCATCCCGAGGCGACGGGCGATGCAGAGACCACGCGACAGGCGATCTCCGAGCTGCGTCGGATCTCGGGTCTGACGTGGGAACAGCTCGGCGAACTCTTCGATGTGTCGCGGCGAAGCGTGCACTTCTGGGCGAGCGGTAAGCCTCTGAATGCGGGCAACGAGCAACGGCTGATGCAGATACTCGACGTGCTTCGAGCGGCGGACCGTGGCGACGCACGCTCAACCCGCGCAGGCCTTTTTGAGGTCAATGATGGAGTAACTGCGTTCGCCTTGCTGACTGCGGAGCGCTTCGAAGAGGCCCGCGCGATTTTGGGCGGTGGCGCTGGCCAACCAAGACCCGCGCTTACCCAGCTGAGTGCTGCAGCCAAGGCCGCCCGCGAGCCTCTGCCGCCGGAAGACCTGGTCGATGCTCAGCACGATCGCGTGCATCGCGACCATGGCCGAGCACGAGCTGCTCGCACCGTGAGGAATAAGCGGCGTGGAACCCCTTGATGCCGACGGACGGGCGAAGATCGATGAGGAACTGAAGCACTGGCGGCAGGGGGACTGTCTTGTCGGTGAGCAGTGGTTCGTCTTTCGCATGGCACCCGATGCTCCGCTGACGGACGACGCAGCCGTCGCAGCAGCGGATGGAGCAGAGAACGCGGAAACGGCCGTATATGGTTTTGCTGTCCTTACCCAGACGTGTGACATCATCCGGAACTGCGGGGAGCGGCCTTTTATAGAGATCTGTCCGTTGGTCCAGGCCGATGAAGACAAGCTCCACGAGATCGAGCGTGGCCACCGGCCGAACTACGCCCACATCCCGGGCGTCTCGGACCAACGCCTCGTAGCTGACCTGGACCGTGTCATGACGGTAGAGAAAGCCGTCGTCGCACA includes:
- the tgt gene encoding tRNA guanosine(34) transglycosylase Tgt, whose product is MTFELLATDGAARRGRLEFDRGTVETPAFMPVGTYGTVKAMRPDDVRATGAGMILANTFHLMLRPGQEIVRAHGGLHGFMHWDGPILTDSGGFQVYSLAESRRIAEAGVSFRSPVDGAKVFLDPERSMAVQRSLGSDVVMVFDECTPHPASAVEARESMELSLRWAKRSRAAHGENPAALFGIVQGGTFPDLRAESLEGLRGIGFDGYALGGLSVGEGEEERHLVLDAITPAMPADRPRYLMGVGRPEDIVEAVRRGIDMFDCVMPTRNARTGFLYTRRGLLRIRNSRYREDLRPVDPDCDCYTCRHFSRAYLRHLDKCGEILGSMLNTVHNLTYYQDLMVDIRAAIERSTFTRFAKRFYEMRARTPDSVA
- the queA gene encoding tRNA preQ1(34) S-adenosylmethionine ribosyltransferase-isomerase QueA; this encodes MRRSEFRFDLPKELIAQQPLPARSASRLLKLDRESGAIRDGRFTDLLEELRPGDLLVFNDTRVIPARLPGRKATGGKVEVLVERVEDDRRVLVQIRASKSPRERSLLLFDNGVEATVVARVGEFYRLAFTGDQTVNEVLETQGHVPLPPYIEWQDFGEDRERYQTVYARSPGAVAAPTAGLHFDGSLLNRLSEKGIVQAYITLHVGAGTFQPLRVEDVSKHRMHPERVTVGDEVVAAIERCREGGGRIVAVGTTSVRALESAGASGTLKPYSGETRLFITPGYKFRVVDALITNFHLPESTLLMLVCAFGGYGTVLNAYRHAMEAGYRFFSYGDSMYLHGRRR
- a CDS encoding TIGR04255 family protein, whose product is MTANETPLTGPPPAEVPLTDAPLVRVIAQVRFPLVASVEKRDFIAPFQEAIRAEYPVLRPEQSRSVVLGQQGVMDARSNTVWRFHDASSVWRVTLAPDFLALETSRYTSREDLLDRLKCVLEALVAHVDPKVIDRLGVRYIDRVAGDNLNDLPHLVRPEVCGVLSTPLASHALQSISEAVFVLPENAGQVMTRWGLIPARGTVDPAAVDAIDEPSWLLDLDAFQAETRELNVEAALQQTRGFAERIYSVFRWAVTDEFLRRYGGQP